A single region of the Microbulbifer sp. MKSA007 genome encodes:
- the petA gene encoding ubiquinol-cytochrome c reductase iron-sulfur subunit, whose product MSDDGVNVGRRRFLTAATSVVGGAGAVGVAVPFVASWKPSAKAKAAGAPVKYNISKVEPGQMVTVEWRGKPVYVVRRTDEILQDLEKVEPLLRDPNSEESIQPAYVDPENRSIKPKLLVLVGLCTHLGCAPMYRPEVGAADLGGDEWMGGFFCPCHGSKYDMAGRVYTGVPAPTNLEVPPYSYENDDVIVIGVDQEGTA is encoded by the coding sequence ATGAGTGATGACGGTGTAAATGTAGGACGGCGCCGTTTTCTAACCGCTGCCACCTCAGTTGTTGGTGGCGCGGGTGCGGTGGGGGTTGCCGTTCCCTTCGTCGCTTCCTGGAAGCCGAGTGCCAAGGCGAAAGCTGCGGGCGCTCCGGTTAAATACAACATTAGCAAAGTTGAACCGGGCCAAATGGTCACTGTAGAGTGGCGAGGTAAGCCGGTCTATGTTGTGCGCCGTACCGATGAAATACTGCAAGACCTGGAGAAAGTGGAGCCTCTACTGCGCGACCCTAACTCCGAGGAGTCTATCCAGCCAGCTTATGTAGATCCGGAAAACCGCTCTATCAAGCCAAAGCTGTTGGTGTTGGTTGGTCTGTGTACGCACCTTGGCTGCGCGCCTATGTACCGCCCGGAAGTGGGTGCTGCCGATCTGGGTGGCGATGAGTGGATGGGTGGCTTCTTCTGTCCCTGTCACGGTTCCAAATACGATATGGCTGGCCGTGTTTATACCGGTGTTCCCGCGCCTACCAACTTGGAGGTGCCGCCTTATTCCTATGAAAACGACGATGTAATCGTGATTGGCGTAGACCAGGAGGGCACCGCATGA
- the rpsI gene encoding 30S ribosomal protein S9: MATTQYYGTGRRKTSTARVFLTAGEGKITVNGRTLDEYFGREVARMIVRQPLEKVEMVEKFDITVTVKGGGSFGQAGAIRHGLTRALMQYDEALRQPLRAAGYVTRDAREVERKKVGLRKARKKPQFSKR, from the coding sequence ATGGCAACTACTCAATACTACGGTACCGGCCGCCGCAAGACCTCTACTGCTCGTGTATTCCTCACAGCAGGCGAAGGTAAGATCACCGTAAACGGTCGCACTCTGGACGAATACTTCGGCCGTGAAGTGGCTCGCATGATCGTGCGTCAGCCGCTGGAAAAGGTTGAAATGGTCGAGAAATTCGACATCACTGTCACTGTTAAAGGTGGCGGTTCCTTTGGTCAGGCGGGTGCTATCCGTCACGGCCTGACCCGTGCCCTGATGCAGTACGACGAAGCGCTGCGTCAACCGCTGCGCGCCGCTGGTTATGTTACCCGCGACGCCCGTGAGGTTGAGCGTAAGAAAGTGGGTCTGCGCAAAGCGCGTAAGAAGCCGCAGTTCTCCAAGCGTTAA
- the rplM gene encoding 50S ribosomal protein L13, whose amino-acid sequence MKTYSAKPEAVKRDWYIVDAADKTLGRIAAEIATRLRGKHKPEYTPHVDTGDYIIVINAEKVRVTGNKAKDKIYHSHSGYPGGLKSISFEKLIEKAPERTVQSAVKGMLPKGPLGRAMFKKLKVYSGSEHPHVAQQPIELAI is encoded by the coding sequence ATGAAGACTTACAGTGCCAAGCCAGAGGCGGTAAAACGCGACTGGTACATTGTTGACGCTGCGGACAAGACCCTCGGCCGTATTGCTGCCGAGATCGCAACCCGCCTGCGCGGCAAGCACAAGCCTGAATACACGCCCCACGTGGACACTGGCGATTACATCATTGTAATCAACGCAGAAAAGGTTCGCGTGACCGGTAACAAGGCCAAAGACAAGATCTACCACAGCCACTCCGGCTACCCTGGTGGTCTTAAATCCATCAGCTTCGAAAAGCTGATCGAAAAAGCGCCCGAGCGCACCGTTCAAAGCGCCGTTAAAGGCATGCTGCCGAAAGGTCCTTTGGGTCGTGCCATGTTCAAGAAGCTGAAAGTATACAGCGGCAGTGAACATCCTCATGTGGCTCAACAGCCGATTGAACTGGCGATCTAA
- a CDS encoding DUF1043 family protein, producing MHSTSVLILVGVLGMTLGAFLAFLAVRGRTSVERSEELEQRLREANNKLEDFQLQVNDHFDQTSQLVHNLTESYKEVHEYLSNSALRLSSQDIGRQMLKAGSGKLKDNDEKLQDIEPPRDWAPKEPGAKGTLAEDYGLEKEAHESS from the coding sequence GTGCACTCTACATCGGTATTAATTCTAGTCGGCGTCCTCGGTATGACCCTGGGTGCATTCCTCGCATTCCTGGCTGTGCGCGGGCGTACCAGTGTGGAGCGCTCAGAGGAGCTGGAGCAAAGGCTACGTGAGGCCAACAACAAACTCGAAGACTTCCAGTTGCAGGTCAACGATCACTTCGACCAAACTTCACAACTTGTTCACAACCTCACCGAGAGCTATAAAGAGGTTCACGAATACCTGTCTAATAGCGCGCTGCGCTTATCCAGCCAGGATATTGGCCGCCAGATGCTAAAAGCCGGCAGTGGAAAATTAAAAGACAACGATGAGAAATTGCAGGATATAGAGCCGCCTCGCGACTGGGCCCCTAAGGAACCTGGCGCCAAAGGCACACTTGCTGAGGACTACGGGCTCGAAAAAGAGGCCCATGAGAGCAGCTAA
- the sat gene encoding sulfate adenylyltransferase, protein MSLVRPHGSVELQPRFVYDSERHHQLMHEAESLPSIVVSSAAAANAVMLGAGYFNPLHGYMNLADAMSVAGTLRTVDGLFWPVPVVNVVKDASEIEGASRIALRDPNVEGNPVLAVMDVEAIETISEEQMDTMAEQVFGTLDEKHPGVATFKSAGRTLVSGPIEVLNFSYFQNDFPDTFRTAVEIRNEFKERGWNKVVAFQTRNPMHRAHEELCKMALDGVEADGVLIHMLLGQLKPGDIPAPVRDASIRKMVELYFPANTVMVTGYGFDMLYAGPREAVLHAVFRQNCGCSHLIVGRDHAGVGDYYGAFDAQTIFDEKVPEGALEIEIFRADHTAYSKKLNKVVMMRDVPDHTKEDFILLSGTKVREMLGDGIAPPPEFSRPEVAQILMDYYQSL, encoded by the coding sequence ATGTCCCTAGTTCGCCCCCATGGTAGCGTTGAACTTCAGCCACGCTTTGTATATGACAGTGAGAGGCATCACCAGTTGATGCACGAAGCGGAGTCCCTGCCGTCAATCGTGGTCAGTTCGGCAGCTGCCGCTAATGCGGTAATGCTTGGGGCAGGATACTTCAATCCGTTGCACGGCTATATGAACCTGGCAGATGCCATGAGTGTTGCTGGAACCTTGCGCACAGTAGATGGCCTGTTCTGGCCGGTGCCGGTTGTCAATGTTGTTAAAGACGCTAGTGAAATTGAGGGTGCCTCCCGTATTGCCCTGCGTGACCCGAATGTTGAGGGTAATCCGGTTCTCGCCGTGATGGATGTTGAGGCGATCGAAACCATTTCAGAAGAGCAAATGGACACCATGGCTGAGCAGGTCTTTGGCACTCTGGATGAGAAACACCCCGGTGTCGCAACCTTTAAGTCTGCGGGTCGAACTCTAGTATCGGGCCCGATCGAAGTGCTGAACTTTAGCTACTTCCAGAATGACTTCCCGGATACTTTCCGCACTGCGGTAGAGATTCGCAATGAATTCAAGGAGCGTGGCTGGAATAAGGTTGTAGCCTTTCAGACTCGCAACCCGATGCACCGCGCGCACGAAGAGCTGTGCAAGATGGCCCTCGACGGGGTAGAGGCCGATGGTGTACTGATTCATATGCTGCTTGGCCAGCTGAAGCCTGGTGATATCCCCGCTCCGGTGCGCGATGCTTCCATTCGCAAGATGGTAGAGCTGTACTTCCCGGCGAATACTGTGATGGTGACCGGCTACGGCTTCGATATGCTGTATGCTGGCCCGCGCGAAGCGGTATTGCATGCGGTATTCCGCCAGAACTGTGGCTGTAGCCACCTGATTGTCGGTCGTGATCACGCCGGCGTTGGTGATTACTACGGCGCTTTCGATGCTCAGACAATCTTCGATGAAAAGGTGCCCGAAGGCGCTCTTGAGATTGAGATTTTCCGTGCCGACCACACCGCTTATTCCAAAAAGTTGAATAAGGTGGTAATGATGCGTGATGTTCCTGATCACACGAAAGAAGACTTTATTCTGCTTTCAGGTACTAAAGTGCGTGAAATGTTGGGTGATGGTATTGCGCCGCCCCCAGAGTTTTCTCGCCCTGAAGTGGCGCAGATTTTGATGGATTACTATCAGAGCCTGTAA
- a CDS encoding trypsin-like peptidase domain-containing protein, producing the protein MSQNRFLQDWILPTLVGLAMAALLLVIFPQLRGIAPEANGNNTQGPVSYAHAVNVAGPAVVNIYTRMAMPQRQHPLFNDPLFRRLFDNMDVPQRQRMQSNLGSGVIASDNGYILTNHHVVDQADAIVILLADGREAQARLVGSDTDFDLAVLKIDLDGLTSISVGEPDRAQVGDVVLAIGNPFGVGQTVTQGIISAKGRHLENSGTGSYLQNFLQTDAAVNPGNSGGALVDSQGRLLGINTSILNQSGYSGGISFAIPANIAFKVMQDIIAYGRVVPGWLGIEATGISPQMAKEFNLNSTGGVLVTAIYNEGPAHVAGLQPGDVITHIDGLPIGDGKQGEATMATLRPGDTISITFIREGASHTVNATVSEEPQTKTAIE; encoded by the coding sequence GTGTCCCAAAACCGATTTTTACAAGATTGGATCCTACCAACCCTGGTAGGCCTTGCCATGGCTGCCCTGCTCTTGGTTATATTCCCACAACTGCGTGGTATCGCCCCTGAGGCCAATGGAAATAATACCCAAGGTCCGGTTTCCTATGCCCATGCCGTCAATGTGGCAGGCCCTGCTGTAGTCAATATCTACACCCGAATGGCCATGCCGCAGCGCCAGCACCCTTTGTTCAATGACCCCCTTTTTAGGCGCTTGTTCGACAACATGGATGTCCCGCAAAGACAGAGGATGCAATCCAATCTTGGCTCAGGTGTCATTGCCAGTGATAACGGTTATATCCTGACCAACCATCATGTGGTCGACCAGGCCGATGCCATTGTTATTCTTTTAGCTGATGGACGGGAAGCGCAAGCAAGGCTCGTCGGAAGCGATACAGATTTTGACTTGGCCGTCCTCAAAATTGACCTCGACGGCCTGACCTCCATTTCTGTTGGCGAGCCCGACAGGGCACAAGTGGGCGACGTCGTCCTAGCAATCGGCAACCCTTTTGGAGTTGGGCAAACTGTGACTCAAGGTATTATCAGTGCGAAAGGCCGCCACCTAGAAAACTCAGGTACCGGCAGCTACTTACAGAACTTTTTGCAGACAGATGCTGCGGTCAACCCTGGAAACTCTGGTGGCGCACTGGTTGACTCTCAAGGGCGCCTGCTCGGCATCAACACCTCAATTCTCAATCAATCCGGCTATTCAGGCGGAATCAGCTTCGCCATTCCCGCCAATATTGCCTTCAAAGTCATGCAAGATATTATCGCTTACGGACGGGTTGTACCCGGCTGGCTGGGCATTGAAGCTACTGGCATTAGCCCTCAAATGGCCAAGGAGTTCAATTTAAACTCTACTGGTGGCGTGTTAGTAACAGCTATTTACAACGAGGGCCCCGCGCATGTTGCAGGTCTTCAGCCAGGAGATGTCATCACACATATTGATGGCCTCCCTATCGGCGATGGCAAACAGGGAGAGGCCACTATGGCCACTCTGCGCCCCGGAGATACCATCTCAATAACCTTTATTAGAGAAGGCGCCTCCCATACGGTTAATGCCACAGTTTCAGAAGAGCCACAGACAAAAACAGCAATAGAATAA
- a CDS encoding nuclear transport factor 2 family protein produces the protein MRSMVFALLFTITVTPAIAEDKEDLQKLLIDFISKAASDPQAHQRFWAEDLVYTSSNGKRFGKSEIMQGMQTPPTEPVTTSYAAEEIDIRLLGDAAIAAFKLSANDSSKGEQSYYLNTGMFVKRDGEWRALAWQATRIPPTE, from the coding sequence ATGCGCTCAATGGTTTTTGCTCTACTTTTTACAATAACTGTAACTCCCGCAATAGCGGAAGATAAAGAAGACTTACAAAAACTGCTGATTGATTTTATCAGCAAAGCTGCCTCTGATCCCCAGGCCCACCAACGCTTTTGGGCCGAGGACCTGGTATACACCAGCTCAAACGGAAAGCGCTTTGGCAAAAGCGAAATTATGCAAGGAATGCAAACACCTCCCACTGAACCAGTGACAACAAGCTATGCCGCCGAGGAAATTGACATTCGATTGTTAGGAGATGCCGCTATTGCTGCATTTAAACTATCGGCTAATGACAGCAGTAAAGGGGAACAAAGCTATTACCTCAACACCGGCATGTTTGTTAAACGAGACGGTGAGTGGCGCGCCCTAGCCTGGCAGGCTACCCGCATACCCCCTACAGAATAA
- the hisD gene encoding histidinol dehydrogenase, with protein MTSKVIRRLNTVDRDFDGQLKQLLAWEAVANQEVESIVAEILQRVRAHGDKAVIEFTNRFDHRHLERAKDFALPAAELTAALGRISTEEREALEEAANRVRRYHEHQRQESWRYTEADGTVLGQQITPMQSVGIYVPGGKASYPSSVLMNAIPAKVAGVDAVNMVVPAPKGALNDLVLAAAAIAGVDRVFTIGGAQAVAALAYGTESIPAVDKIVGPGNIFVASAKRAVFGHVAIDMIAGPSEILVICDGQTDPDWIAMDLLSQAEHDEQAQSILLCPDAEYLDRVESSLQRLLVELPRAEIASRSLADRGALIQVESIQKAIEISNQIAPEHLEVSVDNPEAYLPGIRNAGAIFLGRYTAEALGDYCAGPNHVLPTSGTARFSSPLGVYDFQKRSSVIYCSEKGADTLGRVAHTLALGEGLEAHARSAGFRVKDF; from the coding sequence ATGACGAGCAAAGTAATTCGTCGGCTAAATACGGTCGATAGAGATTTCGATGGCCAATTGAAGCAGTTATTGGCTTGGGAGGCAGTGGCAAATCAAGAGGTTGAAAGTATCGTTGCAGAAATATTGCAGCGTGTTCGCGCTCATGGTGATAAGGCTGTTATCGAGTTCACCAACCGCTTTGATCATCGGCACCTGGAAAGGGCGAAAGACTTTGCTCTGCCGGCTGCTGAGCTTACCGCGGCTCTAGGTCGTATAAGTACCGAGGAGCGCGAGGCCCTGGAGGAAGCTGCTAATAGAGTGAGGCGTTACCACGAGCATCAAAGACAGGAGTCCTGGCGCTATACGGAGGCCGATGGGACTGTGCTTGGGCAGCAGATTACCCCAATGCAAAGTGTCGGCATTTATGTTCCTGGAGGTAAGGCGAGTTACCCTTCTTCCGTGCTTATGAATGCAATTCCTGCAAAAGTTGCTGGGGTTGACGCCGTAAATATGGTGGTGCCGGCTCCGAAAGGGGCGCTGAACGACCTGGTGTTGGCGGCAGCGGCAATAGCAGGGGTGGACCGGGTGTTTACGATTGGTGGTGCCCAGGCAGTAGCGGCACTAGCCTATGGTACTGAGTCTATTCCTGCGGTGGATAAAATTGTTGGTCCGGGGAATATCTTTGTGGCCAGTGCCAAGCGTGCTGTTTTTGGTCATGTTGCTATCGACATGATTGCGGGCCCTTCTGAAATTCTGGTTATTTGCGATGGGCAAACAGATCCCGACTGGATTGCCATGGATCTGCTGTCACAGGCTGAACACGATGAGCAGGCGCAGTCAATTCTGTTGTGCCCTGATGCTGAGTATCTAGATCGGGTTGAGAGTTCGCTGCAAAGGCTTTTGGTCGAGTTGCCCCGAGCTGAAATTGCCTCCCGCTCCCTTGCTGATCGTGGAGCGTTGATCCAAGTGGAGTCCATACAGAAGGCGATAGAAATCTCTAATCAGATTGCACCGGAGCACCTGGAAGTTTCAGTAGATAATCCTGAGGCTTACCTTCCTGGGATCCGGAATGCCGGAGCCATTTTCCTCGGGCGCTATACGGCAGAGGCATTGGGGGACTACTGTGCTGGCCCCAATCATGTCCTTCCTACCAGTGGCACTGCCCGTTTTTCCTCACCGCTGGGAGTTTACGACTTCCAGAAGCGCAGTTCGGTGATCTACTGTTCTGAAAAAGGCGCTGATACCTTGGGGCGCGTAGCGCATACTCTTGCGCTCGGGGAGGGGTTAGAAGCTCATGCCCGCTCTGCGGGTTTTCGGGTCAAGGATTTCTGA
- the hisG gene encoding ATP phosphoribosyltransferase: protein MTAQITIALTKGRILQETLPLLKAAGLEPAEDLTKSRKLIFPTNREGVHLLLLRGVDVPTYVQHGAADIGVAGKDTLLEHSSDGIYEPLDLGIARCRLMTAGVKGGQLPSGRIKVATKFVQSAKKHYASIGRQVDIIKLYGAMELAPLMNLADEIVDIVDSGNTLKANGLEARETIAQISSRLIVNKAAMKMKYAPINSLIEKLASAVAQTK from the coding sequence ATGACTGCACAAATTACAATCGCACTGACAAAAGGGCGGATTCTTCAGGAGACCCTACCGCTTCTTAAGGCGGCAGGGTTGGAGCCTGCTGAAGACCTAACTAAAAGTCGAAAGTTGATATTTCCGACGAATCGCGAAGGGGTGCATCTCCTCCTCCTGAGGGGAGTGGATGTGCCCACTTATGTGCAGCATGGAGCCGCAGATATTGGTGTGGCGGGGAAAGACACCCTACTCGAGCATAGTTCTGATGGTATATACGAGCCTCTCGATTTGGGCATTGCCCGCTGCCGCCTGATGACCGCTGGTGTTAAGGGGGGGCAATTGCCCAGTGGCCGAATTAAGGTCGCTACCAAGTTTGTACAGAGTGCCAAAAAGCACTATGCCTCGATTGGCCGTCAGGTTGACATTATTAAGCTGTATGGGGCTATGGAGCTTGCTCCGCTAATGAATTTGGCCGACGAGATTGTCGATATTGTAGATAGTGGCAATACGCTAAAGGCCAATGGCCTTGAAGCCCGAGAGACTATTGCGCAAATCAGCAGTCGATTGATCGTCAACAAGGCAGCCATGAAGATGAAATATGCGCCAATCAATAGTTTGATTGAGAAGTTGGCATCGGCTGTAGCACAAACCAAATAG
- the murA gene encoding UDP-N-acetylglucosamine 1-carboxyvinyltransferase: MDKLIIEGGSPISGTLRISGAKNSALPILAAALLADGPVQIDNLPHLNDITTMITLLRCMGCDVTIDEKLGVEIDPRSVNDLTAPYELVKTMRASILVLGPLLARHGVANVSFPGGCAIGSRPVDIHLKGLEAMGAEITIDGGFIRARSNGRLKGANIVMEKVTVGGTENLLMAAALAEGTTTLHNAAREPEIVDLAEFLIAMGAQIEGVGTDTLRVHGVPKLTPCKFTVMPDRIETGTFLAAAAAARGKVRLLNTRADILDAVMVKFEEAGAHISCGDDWIELDMKGNRPKAVSFRTAPYPAFPTDMQSQFTAMNAVAEGKGTVVETIFENRLIQVHELNRMGADITLEGNTAIVTGVEKLKGAPVMASDLRASASLVIAGMVAEGTTMVDRIYHIDRGYECIEEKLRQLGANIRRVPG, encoded by the coding sequence ATGGATAAGTTGATAATAGAGGGCGGCAGCCCAATTTCCGGGACTCTGCGGATTTCTGGTGCTAAGAATTCAGCCTTGCCGATTTTGGCTGCTGCTTTGTTGGCTGACGGGCCCGTGCAAATCGATAATTTGCCGCATCTCAACGACATTACCACCATGATTACCCTGCTCCGGTGCATGGGGTGTGATGTCACTATTGATGAAAAGCTGGGTGTTGAAATTGACCCTCGCTCAGTCAATGACCTGACCGCTCCCTATGAGCTGGTTAAGACGATGCGGGCCTCAATCTTGGTTCTTGGGCCCCTGCTGGCTAGGCATGGAGTTGCGAATGTCTCCTTTCCCGGTGGTTGTGCAATTGGTAGCCGCCCAGTCGATATTCACCTGAAGGGCCTTGAGGCGATGGGTGCTGAGATAACCATCGATGGTGGTTTCATTCGGGCGCGCTCCAATGGTCGTCTTAAGGGAGCCAATATTGTCATGGAGAAAGTGACAGTTGGCGGCACTGAAAACCTGTTGATGGCAGCGGCACTGGCAGAGGGAACTACGACTCTGCACAACGCCGCTCGCGAGCCTGAAATCGTCGATTTGGCAGAGTTCCTTATTGCTATGGGGGCTCAGATTGAAGGGGTTGGCACTGACACCCTGCGTGTTCACGGTGTACCTAAGCTTACCCCCTGCAAGTTCACTGTTATGCCGGACCGTATTGAAACTGGAACCTTCCTTGCGGCAGCTGCAGCGGCGAGGGGCAAAGTGCGCCTGCTCAATACTCGTGCCGATATCCTCGATGCGGTTATGGTTAAGTTTGAAGAGGCTGGAGCTCATATCAGTTGTGGCGACGATTGGATTGAGCTGGATATGAAAGGCAATCGCCCTAAAGCGGTGAGCTTCCGTACAGCGCCTTACCCAGCCTTCCCTACAGATATGCAGTCCCAGTTCACAGCAATGAATGCTGTAGCCGAAGGAAAGGGGACTGTAGTTGAGACAATCTTTGAAAACCGCTTAATCCAGGTTCATGAGCTGAATCGAATGGGAGCAGATATCACCCTGGAAGGCAATACGGCAATTGTTACCGGGGTGGAGAAGCTTAAGGGCGCTCCAGTAATGGCTTCAGATCTGCGCGCGTCAGCTAGCTTGGTTATTGCTGGTATGGTGGCAGAGGGCACTACTATGGTGGATCGTATTTACCATATTGACCGCGGCTACGAGTGTATTGAAGAGAAGCTCCGACAGCTGGGCGCGAATATTCGGCGTGTTCCCGGCTGA
- a CDS encoding BolA/IbaG family iron-sulfur metabolism protein: protein MQPDEIKALIEGQIPDSTVEVAFEGSHLMVTVVSSSFEGLSRLKKQQLVYAALGEKIADGTLHAVQMQTLTPEEASR, encoded by the coding sequence ATGCAACCAGACGAAATCAAGGCCCTAATTGAAGGGCAAATTCCCGACAGTACTGTTGAAGTGGCTTTTGAAGGTAGTCACCTGATGGTCACTGTAGTGAGCAGTTCCTTTGAAGGTCTGAGTCGTTTAAAAAAGCAACAGCTTGTCTATGCCGCTCTTGGTGAAAAAATCGCCGACGGCACCTTGCATGCCGTGCAAATGCAGACTCTGACTCCAGAAGAAGCCAGTCGTTAA
- a CDS encoding ABC transporter substrate-binding protein — protein MNASFWIGRNGLSRWIRFALCVVFASAVVPVANAAQNPYVMIKGVSDELLGVIRTNAQYANSDPQRYYSAVEGVLTPVVDFDFIARGVMGRYAKQATADQRSRFTDAFRRDLVATFARGVANFGDLDVKVVNPGTTPQGNRVNVLQEVRSKEGITKVSYTLVRNRAGQWKLINVILNGVNLGKTFRSQFSQSMQTYGDIDKVISNWSAADDAANKVS, from the coding sequence GTGAACGCATCATTTTGGATTGGCCGAAACGGTTTGTCGCGGTGGATTAGATTTGCGCTTTGTGTTGTTTTTGCTTCTGCAGTGGTGCCTGTAGCCAATGCGGCCCAAAATCCATATGTAATGATTAAAGGGGTTTCCGATGAGCTTTTGGGGGTAATTCGTACCAATGCTCAGTATGCAAATTCAGACCCGCAAAGATACTACAGTGCTGTTGAAGGGGTGCTAACCCCGGTTGTTGATTTTGACTTTATCGCTCGTGGTGTAATGGGGCGCTATGCCAAGCAGGCGACTGCCGATCAACGCTCTCGCTTTACGGATGCTTTTCGTCGCGATCTTGTAGCGACATTTGCTCGTGGCGTGGCAAATTTTGGCGACCTGGATGTAAAAGTGGTCAATCCCGGCACCACACCTCAAGGTAATCGTGTAAATGTACTGCAGGAAGTTCGCAGTAAAGAGGGTATAACAAAAGTTTCGTATACCTTGGTGCGCAATCGGGCAGGTCAGTGGAAGTTGATCAATGTGATTCTGAATGGGGTCAACCTGGGTAAGACTTTCCGCAGTCAGTTCTCGCAGTCAATGCAGACTTATGGGGACATCGACAAGGTGATTTCTAATTGGTCAGCGGCAGACGATGCCGCAAATAAAGTGAGTTGA
- a CDS encoding KpsF/GutQ family sugar-phosphate isomerase translates to MTQDLILEAGRRTVRMEADAVAALENRINEEFQQACKLIMQCRGRTIVTGMGKSGHIGRKIAATLASTGTPSFFVHPGEASHGDLGMITRDDVVIAISNSGSSAEVLTLLPLLKRLGIPLISMAGKTDSPLAQAAEVNLDISVETEACPLNLAPTSSTTVTLVMGDALAVALLEARGFTAEDFAFSHPGGALGRRLLLKTEDVMHVGNELPQVTPETLLSKALLEMTSKGFGITTVVNDEGELLGVFTDGDLRRVIDQKIELDKAIMEEVMSRRPKTVSTDTLAAEALRIMEDYKITALVVEDETHHPLGVLHMHDILRAGVI, encoded by the coding sequence ATGACACAGGATCTAATTTTGGAAGCTGGGCGCCGCACCGTCCGCATGGAAGCCGATGCCGTAGCAGCACTGGAAAACAGAATAAACGAAGAATTCCAGCAAGCTTGTAAATTGATTATGCAATGTCGTGGCCGTACAATTGTTACCGGCATGGGCAAGTCAGGGCATATTGGCCGCAAGATAGCCGCCACCCTTGCCAGCACTGGCACACCAAGCTTTTTTGTTCACCCCGGCGAGGCGAGTCACGGCGATCTCGGTATGATCACACGAGATGACGTTGTTATAGCCATATCAAACTCTGGCTCCTCCGCTGAAGTCCTCACATTACTGCCGCTATTAAAACGCTTAGGTATTCCACTTATCAGCATGGCTGGCAAAACCGACTCTCCCCTCGCTCAGGCCGCAGAAGTTAATTTAGATATTTCTGTAGAAACAGAAGCTTGCCCCCTCAACCTTGCACCTACCTCTTCAACAACTGTCACTCTCGTGATGGGAGACGCCCTTGCGGTCGCTTTACTCGAGGCTCGCGGCTTTACCGCCGAAGACTTTGCCTTCTCTCACCCCGGTGGCGCACTCGGGCGCAGGCTTTTATTGAAAACAGAAGATGTAATGCATGTCGGTAACGAACTTCCGCAAGTAACGCCGGAGACATTACTTTCAAAAGCCCTACTTGAAATGACCAGCAAAGGCTTTGGTATAACCACCGTAGTGAACGATGAGGGAGAGCTGCTAGGAGTGTTCACCGATGGAGATTTGCGCAGGGTAATCGATCAAAAGATTGAGCTAGACAAAGCAATTATGGAAGAAGTTATGAGCCGCCGCCCCAAAACGGTCTCTACCGACACACTGGCAGCCGAGGCTCTACGAATTATGGAGGACTACAAGATTACCGCTCTAGTAGTAGAAGATGAAACGCATCACCCCCTTGGCGTACTTCACATGCACGACATTCTACGTGCCGGTGTTATCTGA
- the lptC gene encoding LPS export ABC transporter periplasmic protein LptC, which produces MMRSWLPLILVILLISAGLWFSESPPEQFLGKRPTPQQQNRAADLVIKGAETRHFDQAGNLAYRVDAEQITYFQFKRRDRANLKEPRMLFYTDDQPKWATRSKRGVAFNRGERIVLSGDVQIDELPGPNGIQLETQRITIFPDREFAETDKVVTISSGPNRTEGTGMRAYLKENRMEILSDVKSSYDTQ; this is translated from the coding sequence ATGATGCGCTCGTGGTTGCCTCTCATACTGGTCATTCTGCTTATAAGTGCCGGGCTCTGGTTTTCCGAGAGTCCGCCAGAACAGTTCTTAGGCAAAAGGCCCACTCCTCAGCAACAAAATCGGGCTGCGGACCTTGTTATCAAAGGGGCTGAAACTCGCCATTTTGACCAGGCAGGCAACCTAGCTTATCGAGTGGATGCAGAGCAAATCACCTATTTTCAATTTAAACGTCGGGATCGAGCCAACCTTAAAGAGCCGCGCATGCTGTTCTATACGGACGACCAGCCCAAGTGGGCAACTCGGTCCAAAAGGGGTGTGGCCTTCAATCGAGGAGAACGTATCGTACTTAGTGGCGACGTTCAAATTGATGAACTCCCTGGCCCGAATGGCATCCAATTGGAGACACAGCGAATCACAATCTTCCCTGACAGGGAATTCGCCGAGACCGACAAAGTTGTTACTATTAGCTCCGGCCCCAACCGCACTGAAGGAACGGGGATGCGCGCTTACCTGAAAGAAAACCGGATGGAAATTCTATCCGACGTGAAGAGCAGCTATGACACCCAATAA